From a region of the Onychomys torridus unplaced genomic scaffold, mOncTor1.1, whole genome shotgun sequence genome:
- the Ier3 gene encoding radiation-inducible immediate-early gene IEX-1 produces MCHSRNHLHTMTGLQAPAPAPSTSSELRRGSGPEIFTFDPLPEPVVASAARLNTSRGHRKRSRRVLYPRVVRRQLPTEEPNMAKRVLFLLLTIIFCQILMAEEGVSQTLAPEDATSAAPPEPISAPITAAPVLEPLNLTSESSDYALDLKAFLQQHPAAF; encoded by the exons ATGTGCCACTCGCGCAACCATCTCCACACTATGACTGGCCTGCAGGCCCCGGCTCCCGCTCCCTCCACCAGCTCGGAACTCCGGCGAGGCTCCGGTCCCGAGATTTTCACCTTCGACCCTCTCCCGGAGCCGGTGGTAGCGTCTGCCGCGCGTCTGAACACTTCCCGCGGGCACCGAAAACGCAGCCGAAGGGTGCTCTACCCTCGAGTG GTCCGGCGCCAGCTGCCAACCGAGGAACCCAACATGGCCAAGAGGGTGCTCTTTCTCCTGCTCACCATCATCTTCTGCCAGATCTTGATGGCTGAAGAAGGTGTGTCGCAGACCCTGGCTCCGGAGGACGCTACCAGCGCCGCTCCCCCTGAACCCATCTCTGCGCCCATTACTGCGGCCCCGGTCCTCGAGCCCTTGAACCTGACCTCGGAGTCCTCCGACTACGCTCTGGACCTCAAAGCTTTTCTTCAGCAACACCCGGCGGCCTTCTAA